A genomic segment from Perca flavescens isolate YP-PL-M2 chromosome 13, PFLA_1.0, whole genome shotgun sequence encodes:
- the hrh2b gene encoding histamine receptor H2b yields MISTAVRWLVLVSFIILTIGGNVLVCLAVGLSRRLWRIANCFVVSLAVTDLLLGLLVLPFSATLELRSGKWPLGGALCNIYVSLDVMLCTSSILTLLAISVDRYLAISAPLSYSRRVTPLRVTLAMIAIWALSLAVSFVPIHLGWNTADYRVQHLDWGIGEEDNEGHYCQFEWNNNYVLIYAFSSFYLPLLLMCGMYLCIFRVAREQVRRIRAATPSFARAASTAAVAREHKATVTLAAVLGAFVICWFPYFTFFICMGVKKKTNPPNTLNSVLLWLGYFNSALNPILYPAFNRDFRRAYGELLRCRGLFCRKPQLPRVSAHKRLTFTNGQRVSQQSEKYIDTGNKETEGKSLTLHERNGIPEEPR; encoded by the exons ATGATCTCCACAGCTGTCCGCTGGCTGGTTCTGGTTTCTTTTATCATTCTGACCATTGGTGGGAATGTGCTGGTATGTTTGGCTGTGGGGCTCAGTCGTCGACTGTGGCGCATTGCTAACTGCTTTGTGGTGTCCCTGGCAGTGACGGATCTCCTGCTAGGCCTGCTGGTGCTGCCCTTTTCTGCCACTCTGGAGCTGCGCAGCGGGAAATGGCCCCTCGGAGGAGCCCTGTGTAACATCTACGTCTCACTGGATGTCATGCTGTGTACATCTTCCATCCTGACCCTGCTGGCCATCAGTGTGGACCGTTACCTAGCCATTTCGGCTCCCCTTAGCTACTCCCGGAGAGTTACCCCTCTGAGGGTGACCCTGGCCATGATCGCCATCTGGGCCTTGTCACTAGCTGTATCCTTTGTGCCCATCCACCTGGGCTGGAACACAGCAGACTACAGAGTGCAGCACTTGGACTGGGGCATTGGGGAGGAGGACAACGAGGGACACTACTGCCAGTTTGAGTGGAATAACAACTATGTTCTTATTTATGCCTTTAGCTCATTTTACCTGCCTCTGCTACTTATGTGTGGAATGTATCTCTGCATATTCAGAGTGGCACGAGAACAG GTGCGGCGGATTCGTGCTGCCACTCCATCATTTGCACGCGCAGCATCAACTGCAGCCGTTGCCCGAGAGCACAAAGCAACAGTGACCCTGGCAGCTGTGCTGGGGGCCTTTGTCATCTGCTGGTTCCCCTACTTCACCTTCTTCATCTGCATGGGCGTAAAGAAGAAGACAAACCCCCCTAACACACTTAACTCTGTACTCCTATGGCTGGGCTATTTTAACTCCGCTCTTAACCCCATCCTGTATCCAGCCTTCAACAGGGATTTCCGCAGGGCCTACGGAGAGCTGCTTCGCTGCAGAGGACTGTTTTGCAGAAAACCGCAGCTTCCTCGCGTGTCTGCTCATAAACGATTGACCTTTACTAACGGACAAAGGGTTTCCCAACAGTCTGAGAAATATATAGACACGGGTAATAAAGAAACTGAGGGGAAGAGCCTCACTCTACATGAGAGAAATGGTATCCCTGAAGAGCCACGGTGA